A genomic segment from bacterium encodes:
- the rho gene encoding transcription termination factor Rho — protein MSESEKNVDVESGRPRKRGKGESGDAGGGNTLNIQELKEKKIGDLLRLARDLEVENATGLRKQDLIYAVLQAHTERQGSIYGEGVLEILPDGFGFLRAPDSNYLPGPDDIYVSPSQIRRFNLRTGDTISGQVRPPKESERYFALLKVEMVNFENPEASQDKILFDNLTPLYPEERIKLEHDPENYSTRVMDLLCPIGKGQRGLIVSPPKAGKTMLLQAIANAITDNHKEIYLIVLLIDERPEEVTDMSRSVKGEVISSTFDEPATRHVQVAEMVIEKAKRLVEHKKDVVILLDSITRLARAYNTVVPHSGKILSGGVDSNALHKPKRFFGAARNVEEGGSLTIIATALIDTGSRMDEVIYEEFKGTGNMEIHLDRKLSDRRIYPSIDINRSGTRKEELLLPSDVLQRIWVLRRVLSPLNPIDSMEFLLAKITQTKKNEQFLNSMNQ, from the coding sequence ATGAGTGAGTCCGAGAAGAACGTGGATGTCGAGTCCGGTCGCCCGCGCAAACGCGGCAAGGGCGAATCGGGCGACGCGGGCGGCGGCAACACGCTCAACATTCAGGAGTTGAAGGAGAAGAAGATCGGCGATCTGCTTCGCCTGGCGCGCGATCTCGAGGTGGAAAACGCCACGGGCCTGCGCAAGCAGGATCTGATCTACGCCGTCCTCCAGGCCCATACGGAGCGCCAGGGGTCGATCTACGGCGAGGGCGTCCTTGAAATCCTTCCCGACGGATTCGGCTTCCTTCGCGCGCCGGACTCAAACTATCTCCCCGGACCGGACGACATCTACGTCTCCCCGAGCCAGATCCGCCGCTTCAACCTGCGTACCGGCGACACGATCTCCGGCCAGGTCCGCCCCCCCAAGGAGAGCGAGCGCTACTTCGCCCTTCTCAAGGTGGAGATGGTCAACTTCGAGAATCCCGAGGCGTCGCAGGACAAGATTCTCTTCGACAACCTTACCCCGCTATACCCCGAAGAGCGCATCAAGCTCGAGCACGATCCGGAAAACTATTCCACCCGCGTCATGGATCTGCTCTGCCCCATCGGAAAAGGCCAGCGCGGCCTGATCGTCAGCCCGCCGAAGGCCGGAAAGACGATGCTCCTGCAGGCGATCGCAAACGCGATCACCGACAACCACAAGGAGATCTACCTCATCGTGCTGCTCATCGACGAGCGGCCCGAGGAAGTCACCGACATGAGCCGTTCGGTGAAAGGCGAGGTCATCAGCTCCACCTTCGACGAACCGGCCACGCGCCACGTGCAGGTCGCCGAGATGGTCATCGAAAAGGCCAAGCGCCTCGTGGAGCACAAGAAGGATGTCGTCATCCTGCTCGATTCCATCACGCGCCTCGCGCGCGCTTACAACACCGTCGTGCCGCACTCCGGAAAGATCCTGTCGGGCGGCGTCGACTCCAACGCGCTACACAAGCCCAAGCGTTTCTTCGGCGCCGCGCGCAACGTGGAAGAGGGCGGCTCGCTGACGATCATCGCCACCGCGCTCATCGACACCGGAAGCCGCATGGATGAGGTTATCTACGAGGAATTCAAGGGCACCGGCAACATGGAAATCCACCTGGACCGCAAGCTCTCGGACCGCCGCATCTATCCGTCGATCGACATCAACCGCTCCGGCACCCGCAAGGAAGAGCTGTTGCTCCCGAGCGACGTGCTGCAGCGCATCTGGGTGCTGCGCCGCGTGCTCTCGCCCTTGAACCCCATCGACTCGATGGAGTTTCTCCTCGCCAAGATTACGCAGACCAAAAAGAACGAGCAGTTCCTGAATTCGATGAATCAGTGA
- a CDS encoding TIGR02757 family protein — MTPKRSTQNARARAFLEHFAAHYARPDMLARDPVFCARRYPREEDRETAAFVVAPLAYGRVASVINAANCVLDGLGENPHDAVLNFRAKRDGKRFAGFVHRFTTDADVAQFLDRTAAMLREHGRIRHAYGAARGDDTRATLTNFVTAFRGGATLRPHVRYLLPDPAEGSACKRANLFLRWMVRPDDGVDMGLWPEVSPANLVMPLDTHVARISRWLGLLTRKSDDWLAAEEVTASLRRICPEDPLRFDYAITHAGISGKWRQWEP; from the coding sequence ATGACGCCGAAGCGTTCGACGCAAAACGCGCGGGCGCGCGCGTTCCTGGAGCACTTTGCCGCCCACTACGCGCGGCCGGACATGCTCGCGCGCGACCCCGTGTTTTGCGCGCGGCGGTATCCGCGCGAGGAGGACCGCGAAACGGCGGCGTTCGTCGTCGCGCCGCTGGCGTACGGGCGCGTCGCCTCCGTGATCAACGCCGCGAATTGCGTGCTCGATGGCCTCGGCGAAAATCCGCATGACGCGGTGTTGAACTTCCGCGCGAAAAGGGACGGGAAGCGGTTCGCGGGATTCGTCCATCGCTTCACGACCGACGCCGATGTCGCCCAATTTCTCGATCGGACCGCCGCGATGCTGCGCGAGCATGGCCGCATCCGACACGCGTACGGTGCCGCTCGCGGTGACGATACGCGCGCGACCCTTACGAATTTCGTGACGGCGTTTCGCGGCGGCGCGACGCTTCGCCCGCACGTGCGTTACCTGCTGCCCGATCCCGCGGAAGGCAGCGCGTGCAAGCGCGCAAACCTGTTTTTGCGCTGGATGGTGCGGCCGGACGACGGCGTGGACATGGGATTGTGGCCGGAGGTATCGCCCGCGAATCTGGTGATGCCGCTCGACACGCACGTCGCGCGCATCTCTCGCTGGCTCGGATTATTGACGCGAAAGAGCGACGACTGGCTTGCGGCCGAGGAGGTGACGGCGAGCCTGCGCCGGATCTGCCCGGAGGATCCGCTTCGTTTTGACTATGCGATCACGCACGCGGGGATCAGCGGGAAGTGGAGGCAGTGGGAGCCGTGA
- a CDS encoding TIGR04282 family arsenosugar biosynthesis glycosyltransferase, which yields MSNRPAIALFAKAPVEGRVKTRLAAGIGDAAACRIYRELGRRVYGELAALFGAELIVFAPEGDDAAALRGWLGDDIRIKTQRGADLGARMENATTLLFDGGAACVLIVGCDGPEFRAAHAREAIAALATHDAVFAPTHDGGYILAGLSRPRPQLFSGLAWGGADVLADTLRIAEREGITVRLLETQRDLDVAADLEHFPDLRAMAHGDTPAP from the coding sequence ATGTCAAATAGGCCCGCCATCGCGCTGTTCGCCAAGGCGCCGGTGGAGGGCCGCGTCAAAACGCGCCTGGCCGCGGGCATCGGCGACGCGGCCGCGTGCCGGATTTATCGGGAACTTGGGCGGCGCGTGTACGGTGAGTTGGCGGCGCTTTTCGGCGCCGAACTTATCGTCTTCGCGCCCGAGGGCGACGACGCGGCGGCGCTTCGCGGGTGGCTCGGCGACGATATCCGGATCAAGACGCAGCGCGGCGCGGACCTTGGCGCGCGGATGGAGAACGCGACGACGCTCCTTTTCGACGGCGGCGCGGCGTGCGTGCTGATCGTCGGCTGTGACGGCCCCGAGTTTCGCGCGGCGCACGCACGCGAGGCGATCGCGGCGCTCGCGACGCACGACGCGGTCTTCGCGCCGACGCACGACGGCGGCTACATCCTCGCCGGCCTTTCGCGGCCCCGGCCCCAACTTTTCTCCGGACTCGCTTGGGGCGGCGCGGACGTTCTGGCCGACACCCTTCGCATCGCGGAGCGCGAAGGAATAACTGTGCGCCTGCTCGAGACGCAGCGCGACCTGGACGTTGCCGCCGATCTCGAACATTTCCCCGATTTGCGCGCGATGGCGCACGGCGACACGCCCGCGCCATGA